From the genome of Pogona vitticeps strain Pit_001003342236 chromosome 10, PviZW2.1, whole genome shotgun sequence, one region includes:
- the AGRP gene encoding agouti-related protein: MLRMLLLSFGLLQGIPGLLASSPNHLDERGSILYEAGQSSYPSLLQMVREVPPPDFDRLALEMPVAQDDHVADISVMEQQGAPGPREERSPPRRCVRLQESCLGHRLPCCDPCATCYCRFFNANCFCKRLSNAFPCGRN; this comes from the exons ATGCTGAGGATGCTGCTGCTCTCCTTCGGACTTCTACAGGGAATCCCAGGACTCCTGGCCTCCAGCCCCAACCACCTGGATGAGAGAGGATCCATTCTCTACGAAGCAGGCCAGTCAAGCTACCCAAGCCTTCTACAGATGGTCAGAGAGGTGCCCCCACCAG ATTTTGACCGTCTGGCTTTGGAGATGCCTGTAGCACAGGATGACCATGTGGCAGACATCAGCGTGATGGAGCAACAG GGGGCGCCGGGCCCTCGGGAGGAGCGCTCGCCGCCGCGGAGGTGCGTCCGCCTGCAGGAGTCCTGCCTGGGCCACCGGCTGCCCTGCTGCGACCCCTGCGCCACCTGCTACTGCCGCTTCTTCAACGCCAACTGCTTCTGCAAGAGGCTGAGCAACGCCTTTCCCTGCGGCAGGAACTAG